One Stigmatella aurantiaca genomic window, TTGTGAACCGCTGCATCCCCCGGAGGCCAGAGTGAAATTACGGAACGTCCCCCATTGGCAAAAGACTGGCGGCGCCGTCGCGCTGCTCATGTCCCAAGTGATTTTCAGCGCTTGCGAGCCCCAATCGCAGACGCCCCAGGAGATGGGCCAGGTGGAGGCCTTCGCCGACGCGAACGTCGCGCAGGGCAAGAGCATCACCGCCTCCTCCTATACGCAGGTCTATTACGCCACCAACGCGAATGACGGGAACCGTGGCACGTACTGGGAGGGCGCCCCCAATGCCTATCCCAATCTCCTGACGGTGAACCTGGGCAGCAACCACGACATCAAGTCGGTCGTGCTGCAGCTCAACCCGGACAGCATCTGGGCCACCCGCACCCAGAACATCACCGTGCTGGGCCACAACGCGAGCACCGGCACCTTCTCCACGCTCGTGGGCGCGGCCAACTACACCTTCAACCCCTCCTCGGGCAACCAGGTGACGATCCCCGTCACGGCCACCGTGAGCGAGGTGCGGCTCCAGTTCAATTCCAACACGGGCTCCACCGGCGCCCAGGTGGCGGAGTTCCAGGTCATCGGCTCGCCCACGGCGGGCTCGGCCACCTACGCGCTGACCGTCAACAACGGCTCGGGCAGCGGTGCCTACGCGGCCAACACCGTGGTGAACATCACGGCGGCGGCGCCCCCCTCGGGCCAGGTGTTCAACGGCTGGACGGGCGGCGTGGCGGCGAACTTCGGCAACATCAACGCGGCCTCCACCACCTACCGGATGGCCGCGGCGGCCACGACGATCTCCGCCACCTACGTGCCCGCATCCCAGGGCGGCAGCCGCTACGAGGCGGAGTCCGCCACGCTGAGCGGCGGGGCCGCCATCACCACCAACCACGCCGGCTACACGGGCTCGGGCTTCGTGGAGGGGTACTGGGCCGTGGGCGCCAGCACCCGCTTCAACATCTCGGTGGCCAGCGCCGGCTGGTATGACCTGGGCCTGCGCTACGGCAACGGCTTCGCCGAGTCCAACATCTCCTACTATGTGAACGGCGCGAAGCTGGGCCAGAGCATCCTGCCCACCACGGGCAACTGGGACACCTGGCTCACCAAGACCGAGGTGGCCTACCTCAACGCCGGCGCCAACCAGGTGACGTACCAGTACGACACCGGCGACGGGGCGAACATCAACCTGGACACGCTGTCCCTGGCCCCCACCACCGCCCAGAAGCCGGACCTGTCGGTGACGGACATCCAGTGGGCCTCGGCGAGCACCCCGCCCCAGCAGGGCGAGGCCATCACCTTCAAGGCGGTGGTGAAGAACGCCGGCACCGCGGCGAGCCCCAGCGGCGTGCACAAGGTCTCCTTCCGCGTGGGCGGCCAGGAAGTGGCCACCTCCACGCTGCCCACCAGCACGTCCCTGGCGGCCGGCGCGAGCGCCACGCTGACGGCCAACTCCACCTGGTCCACCGCCTTCGGCACCTACCCGGTCACGGCCGCCGTGGATCCGGACAACACCATCGCCGAGTTCAGCGACGCCAACAACAGCTTCACCAAGAACCTCACGGTGTCCCAGAGCCCGGGGCCGGACCTCGTGGTCCAGTCCATCTCGTGGAGCCCCAGCACGCCCTCGGCCGGCACCGCCGTGAGCTTCACGGTGAACGTGGCCAACCAGGGCCTGAACGCGACAACGGGCAACTCCGTGGCGCTCCGGCTCGTCATCGATGGGAGCACGACGCTGACGGGGGCCACCCCCTCGTTCCTGGCCGCGGGCGCTTCCGCCGCGGTCACCTTCAGCGGCACGTGGACGGCCGTCAACGGCAGCCACACCTTCGTGGCGACGGCGGACCCCGCCAACGCCATCAACGAGGCGGTGGAGAGCAACAACACCCAGTCGTCGAACCTGTACGTGGGCCGTGGCGCCAACGTGCCCTGGCTGCAGTACGAGGCGGAGAGCGGGCGCACCAACGGCACCGTCCAGGGCCCCGGCCGCCAGCTCGGCACCATCGCGGGTGAGGCCTCCGGCCGCAAGGCGGTCGTGCTCGACGCGACGGGCGAGTACGTGGAGTGGACCACCTCCGCGCCGGCCAACTCCATCGTCGTGCGCAACAGCATGCCCGATGCGGCCGGCGGTGGCGGCATCCAGGCCACGCTGAGCCTCTACGTCAACGGCAGCAAGCTGGGCACACTGAACCTCTCCTCCAAGGAGGCGTGGGTCTACGGCGATGACGCCACCCAGTACAACAACCCCTCCGCGGGCCCGCCGCGCCGCATCTACGACGAGTCCAGCAAGCTGCTGAACACCACCATCCCCGCCGGGGCCACGGTGCGCCTGCAGAAGGACTCGGGGGACACCTCGCCCTACTACGCCATCGACTTCGTCGACCTGGAGCTGGTGGCGGCCCCCCTGCCCAAGCCGGCCGGGTACGTGGACGTCACCCAGGCGGGCAACGGCTGGGAGCCGGCCATCCCGAACGACGGCAAGCCGGACGACAACGCCATCAGCCAGGCCATCTGGGCGGTCGAGGCGGGCCGGTTCTCCGGCGTCTACCTGCCGCCGGGCGTGTACGACCAGACCAACAAGATCCAGGTCAAGGGCGTCACCATCCAGGGCGCGGGCCTGTGGCACACGCGGCTCTACAACGCCAGCCTGGCGGAGGATGCCGGCTGGGGCCAGACGGGCTTCATCATCACCGGGGACAACGCCAAGTTCCGCGACTTCGCCATCTTCGGCGCCACCGACGGCCTGCGCACGCAGGGCGGCAAGGCCTGGGTCAACTCGGCCTTCAAGAACACCGTCATCGAGAACATGTGGATCGAACACGTGCACTGCGGCTACTGGGTGGGCGGCCCCTCGGAGTCGACCAACCTGCGCATCAGCAACGTGCGCATCCGCAACACCGGCGCGGACGGCGTCAACCTCTGCAACGGCAACAAGGACAGCATCATCGAGAACTCGCACGCCCGGAACACCGGCGATGACGCCTTCGCCATCTGGTCCGCGCGCGACTTGTACCCGCAGCCGAACATCAACAACGTCATCCGCAACTGCACCGTGCAGCTCGTGTGGCGCGCCGCCGCGTACGCCGTGTACGGCGGCCGGGGCAACCGCATCGAGAACAGCATCGCCTACGATGTGATGACCTACCCGGGCCTGACCGTCAGCTCCGAGTTCAACCCGTTCCCCCTGGAGTCCGTGACGATCGACGGCCTGACGCTGGTGCGCACCGGCGGCACCTACTGGAACGGCCAGCAGTTCGGCTCCATCTGGCTGCGTGCGGACCAGACCCCCACGAACGGCATCACCATCAAGAACGTGGACATCGTGGATCCGACCTACCAGGGCATCAGCATCCAGAGCAACGGTGGCTCCTTCACCAACGTGGCGTTCGAGAACGTCACCATCAACAACCCGACGACCTACGGCGTGCAGGTCCTCCCGACGGCCCAGGGCGGCGCCAGCTTCACCAACGTCACGGTGAACAACGCGCCCTCCGGGAAGTTCGCCAATCAGGCCGGTGGCGCCTTCACCGTCACCAAGGGCGCGGGCAACAACTGGTAAGTTAGCGCGCGGTCCCTGAAGCACCGGGGCTGTCCCTCTCCAGGGGCAGCCCCTTTTTCGTGCGGGAGCCCGGGCCCCCCGGGAGCAGGCAGCCACGGGGGCCCGCCCCTGGTTCCCGTCCGGCGCCATCCTTATTCCTCTCTCATGAACCGACAAAGGCAGGCCTGGGTGTTCGGGACGGGGGCAGCGCTCGCGGGGGTCCTGGCCTGGGCGGGCAAACGGGTGCTCTCCGAGCGGGCGGCCGAGCAGCCTGTCTTCGAGTCCCTCGGCGAGCAGGACGGCGTGGAGCTGCGGCAGTACCCTGCCCTCGCCGTGGCGGCGACGCAGGTGGAGGGCGCCTTCGCCTCCAGCGTGGAGGAGGGCTTCCACCGGCTGGCGGGCTACGTCTTCGGGAGCAACCTGAAGAAGGAGTCCTTCGATCCGGCCGCGCCGGAAGTCCTTCAACACCGGTACTGGACCCCGGAGGCGCAGCGCCTGGAGATGACCGCCCCCGTCTTCTTCCAGCGCCAGGACGAGGCGTGGCGGATGACGTTCGTGATGCCGTCGGAGTTCACGCTGGAGTCCCTGCCGGTTCCCATCGACTCACGCATCCGGCTCGAAGCGATCGCGCCCAAGCGGATGGCCGCGCTGCGCTTCTCCGGCCGGGCCACCGAGGAGGCCGTGAAGGCCTGGACGGCCGAGCTGCTGGAGCGCCTGCACCGTCAACGGCTGCACCCGGTGGGCGAGCCCCTCCTCGCCCAGTACAACTCGCCGTTCATGCCGTCCTTCCTGCGGAAGAACGAGATCCTCGTCGAGGTCCGGCTGGCGGCCGTGCACTGAGGCCTCAGCGGGGCGGAACCGGGGCGGGCGGCTCGAAGCGGCGGAAGAAGCTGCCGCTGTTCCAGTGGGGAGGCTCGGGGGCATCGGCGATCCGCTTCGTGAGGTCCGCCAGGAGCTTCACGAAGCGCACGGCGGCCTCGCGGTCCATGGGCTGGGAGAGATCATCCGCGGGCGCGTGGTAGCGCTTCATGCGCCATTCCTTGAAGAGGGCCTCCTCCGCCGTGCCCTTGAGATACCCGAACTTGAGGGACAGCGCGGGCACGCCCTTGCGGATGAAGCTGTACTGGTCGCTTCTCACGAACGTGTTCGCGTCGGGGTTGGGATCGGGCAGCACGCTGACGCCCAGGCGGGCGGCGCTGGCCTTCATGGGAACGCTCAACGAGGACTCCTCCATGCCATAGGCGATGATCCGCTTGAGCGGCGTCAGGGGCAGGAACATGTCCGTGTTCACGTTGGCCACCATCCGCCCCGTGCCCTCGGGAGGGTGCTCGGCGAACCAGCGCGAGCCCAGCAGGCCCTTCTCCTCCCCCGTCACGGCCACGAACAGGATCGTCCGGCGCGGCTTGCGCCCCTTGCCCTCCTGAAAGGACCGGGCCAGCTCCAGCAGCGCGGCCACCCCCGTGGCGTTGTCCATGGCCCCGTTGTAGAGGCTGTCGCCGTCCACCGGCTGGCCGATCCCCACATGGTCCAGGTGCGCCGTGAGCACCACGCACTCGCCGGCCAGCAGGGGATCACTGCCCGGCAGCCGCCCCACGACGTTGAAGGAGCGAAGCCGCGACGGCTCCAGGGTGAGCTGTCCCCGGACCGAGGCGGGCAGCGCGAAGCGCGGCAGGGGCTTGCCCGCGTCCGCCAGCGCCACCAACTCCTGGAACGTGTGGCCACTGCCCGCGAACAGCTTGTCCGCGCTCGCGGGGTTGATGGTGCCCAGCAGCGGAATGTCCCGGGCGTCCTGAGCGGTGGGCTCGGCCAGCATCATCGCCGGGTGAAGCATGGTCCCCACGCTCCGCGACCAGGGCATCTCCTGGATCCGGGGATTGCGCACCATCAGCACGCCCACCGCGCCCGCGCGGGCATACGCCTTGGAGATCTCCTCCCGGGACTTGGCGTGGGCGGCGAGGTTGCCCGCCACCCCGGGCGGAGTCCCCCCGGACAGAACGACCAGCACCTTGCCCTGGAGCTCCAGGCCGGCCAGGTCATCGTGGCCTGCCTCGGGAATGGTCAGCCCGTAGCCCACGAAGACGAGCCCCGCCTCCATGGGCCCCGAACGGCTGGAGGAGGCGCTCAGGATCAGATCCTCGCCGAGGACCAGCGGCTCCTCCTTTCCGCCGCGGACCAGCGACAACCGGCTCTGCTCCAGCACCAGCCGCTGCGACTGGAGGGGAACCTCCTGAAGAAACTCCGTGCCCACGCCGGGCTGGACGCCCGCCTCGGCCAGCTTCGCCGCCACGTACGCGGCGGCGCGGTCATAGCCCTCGCTGCCCGTGTCCCGCCCCTCCATGGCGTCGCTGGCCAGCGTCTCGACGTGAGCCCACCACCGCTTCGCCGCGGGCGAAGGCGCCTTCGCATGCCCCAGCACGGGGAGCAGCAGCAAGCAGACACAGGCCAGGAGCAGTCTCATGGATTTCCGTCCGGTAACTATGGAACGAACCGGTGCGTTCCTGCTGGTGAAACCCGGTACGTTCACGTTGCCTTGGCTTCACAGGAGATCATTCATGGCGACACAGAGCAAGATCACGCCCCGGCAGTTGGGGGCCCACGGCCCGAAGGTTTTTCCCATGGCGCTCGGGTGCATGGGGATGTCTGGCATGTACGGCCCGTCGGATGAGACCGAGAGCATCGCCACGATCCATGAAGCCCTCGACCGGGGCATCACGCTCATCGACACGGGCGACTTCTACGGCATGGGGCACAACGAGCTGCTCATCGGCCGGGCGATCAAGGACCGGCGCGACAAGGCCTTGCTATCCGTGAAGTTTGGCGCCCTCCGGGGCCCCGATGCCTCCTGGAATGGCTATGACGCCCGCCCCGCGGCGGTGAAGAACTTCCTGGCCTACAGCCTGAACCGGCTGGGCGTGGATCACATCGACATCTACCGGCCCGCGCGCCTGGATCCTCAGGTGCCCATCGAGGAGACGATCGGCGCCATCCGGGACATGGTGACCGCGGGCTACGTCCGCTACATCGGCCTGTCCGAGGTGGGCCCGGACACCCTCCGCCGGGCCCAGGCCGTGCACCCCATCAGCGACCTGCAGATCGAATACTCCCTGGTGAGCCGGGGCCCGGAGGCGGCCATCTTCCCGGTCCTCGCGGAGCTGGGCATCGGCGTCACGGCCTACGGGGTGCTCTCCCGGGGACTGCTCAGCGGCTCCAGCACCACGGGCAAGGGCGACTTCCGGTCCTACCTGCCGCGCTTCTCGGGGGAGAACCTCGTGCAGAACCAGCGGCTCGTGGGCGTGCTGAAGACCCTGGCCGCAGACAAGCACGTCAGCCCCACCCAGCTCGCCATCGCCTGGGTGCTCGCCAAGGGACAGAGGATGGTCCCCGTCATCGGGGCCCGGAAGCGCGTCCAGCTCGACGAGTCGCTGGGCGCCCTCGGCATCGAGCTGTCCGCCTCGGAGCTGAAGGACATCGAGGCGGCCCTTCCCCCCTCCGAGGTCGCTGGCGCCCGCTACGGCGAGCACCAGCTGCATCAGCTCGACAGCGAGCGGTGAGCCCGCGGCTCAGCGCCGCGCCTTCCCGGAGGTGCGGAGGAACTCCAGCACGCTGGGCTGGTGGCGGCGCTTCGACTCGAGGCACAGCCGGATGGACTCCAGCTCGCGGGAGAGGACGCGCGTTCCTCCTTCGATCTGGGCCACCCGGGGGCGCAGCAGGGCTTCCACCTCGGCCTGCCGCGTCTCGTCGCAGAAGGTTCCCACGATGCTGATGAGCCCTCCCAGCTCGTCGGAGCGCATCTTGGCCGCGAGCGCGTCGAAGTGCTGCTGGTAGAACGCCCAGGCCAGGGGGCGCGTCTCCGGGCTGAAGAAGGCCCGCAGGAGGATGTGCACCGTGTCGCGCACATCGAACTCGGTGCCGGTGATGAGCGTGAAGGCCTCCTGCAAGAGCGCGGGCTCCTGGAGGCCCCCCAGCGTGCCGAGCAGCCGCGCCCGCTCAGCGGGCTCCTTCGTGGCACGCGCCTGGGCGAGCACCTGCTGGAAGAGGGCCCGGTCCCCCTGGCGCATGGCCACGGAGAGCGCGAGGTAGGCGCTCTCGGCGGGCACGCGCTTGCGGTCCGCCAGCCAGGCCCGGGCCAGGCGTCCCGCCTCCTCGCTCAGCACGGGGTCTTCCCCACTGACCACCGCGCGGAAGAGGAGCATCCCACGCGTCTGCTTCACATCATCGCTCTCGCCCGGCTTGGGCAACCATCCCAGCGCACGGGCGCGGGGGCCATAGAGCTCCCGCAGCCAGGCCTTGAAGCGCAGGCGCTCCGGCCCGGAGAGCCAGTCCTGGCGAAGGGCCGAGAGCAGCTGGTTCCCGCCCTGGAGGATGAGGCGCTGCGGATCCGCGGCGGTGGCGGGCACGAGCCGCAGGGCCTCGCCCAGGGGCATGTCCCCCCGGGACACGGCGGCCTCCACATCGGAGAGCAGCGCCAGCCGCTCCGCGGTGGACAGCGTCCCCGCGGGCACCGCGAGCAACCGGGCCAGTTGCTCGCGCGAGTAGCCCACGCGGTAGTAGCCGCTCCCGCCCGCGTTGAGCAGAAGCCAGGTGGGGCAGCCCTGAACCGGCAGCTCCACCTCCGAGGCCGCCTCGGCCAGCACCACACAGGCCCGGGAGGACGCCGTGCCCGTGCCCGCGCGCACGCACACCGGCACGGTCCACGTCTGCGGGGCCGTCCCCGGAGA contains:
- a CDS encoding SOUL family heme-binding protein — translated: MNRQRQAWVFGTGAALAGVLAWAGKRVLSERAAEQPVFESLGEQDGVELRQYPALAVAATQVEGAFASSVEEGFHRLAGYVFGSNLKKESFDPAAPEVLQHRYWTPEAQRLEMTAPVFFQRQDEAWRMTFVMPSEFTLESLPVPIDSRIRLEAIAPKRMAALRFSGRATEEAVKAWTAELLERLHRQRLHPVGEPLLAQYNSPFMPSFLRKNEILVEVRLAAVH
- a CDS encoding aldo/keto reductase: MATQSKITPRQLGAHGPKVFPMALGCMGMSGMYGPSDETESIATIHEALDRGITLIDTGDFYGMGHNELLIGRAIKDRRDKALLSVKFGALRGPDASWNGYDARPAAVKNFLAYSLNRLGVDHIDIYRPARLDPQVPIEETIGAIRDMVTAGYVRYIGLSEVGPDTLRRAQAVHPISDLQIEYSLVSRGPEAAIFPVLAELGIGVTAYGVLSRGLLSGSSTTGKGDFRSYLPRFSGENLVQNQRLVGVLKTLAADKHVSPTQLAIAWVLAKGQRMVPVIGARKRVQLDESLGALGIELSASELKDIEAALPPSEVAGARYGEHQLHQLDSER
- a CDS encoding M28 family metallopeptidase codes for the protein MRLLLACVCLLLLPVLGHAKAPSPAAKRWWAHVETLASDAMEGRDTGSEGYDRAAAYVAAKLAEAGVQPGVGTEFLQEVPLQSQRLVLEQSRLSLVRGGKEEPLVLGEDLILSASSSRSGPMEAGLVFVGYGLTIPEAGHDDLAGLELQGKVLVVLSGGTPPGVAGNLAAHAKSREEISKAYARAGAVGVLMVRNPRIQEMPWSRSVGTMLHPAMMLAEPTAQDARDIPLLGTINPASADKLFAGSGHTFQELVALADAGKPLPRFALPASVRGQLTLEPSRLRSFNVVGRLPGSDPLLAGECVVLTAHLDHVGIGQPVDGDSLYNGAMDNATGVAALLELARSFQEGKGRKPRRTILFVAVTGEEKGLLGSRWFAEHPPEGTGRMVANVNTDMFLPLTPLKRIIAYGMEESSLSVPMKASAARLGVSVLPDPNPDANTFVRSDQYSFIRKGVPALSLKFGYLKGTAEEALFKEWRMKRYHAPADDLSQPMDREAAVRFVKLLADLTKRIADAPEPPHWNSGSFFRRFEPPAPVPPR
- a CDS encoding CARDB domain-containing protein, whose product is MSQVIFSACEPQSQTPQEMGQVEAFADANVAQGKSITASSYTQVYYATNANDGNRGTYWEGAPNAYPNLLTVNLGSNHDIKSVVLQLNPDSIWATRTQNITVLGHNASTGTFSTLVGAANYTFNPSSGNQVTIPVTATVSEVRLQFNSNTGSTGAQVAEFQVIGSPTAGSATYALTVNNGSGSGAYAANTVVNITAAAPPSGQVFNGWTGGVAANFGNINAASTTYRMAAAATTISATYVPASQGGSRYEAESATLSGGAAITTNHAGYTGSGFVEGYWAVGASTRFNISVASAGWYDLGLRYGNGFAESNISYYVNGAKLGQSILPTTGNWDTWLTKTEVAYLNAGANQVTYQYDTGDGANINLDTLSLAPTTAQKPDLSVTDIQWASASTPPQQGEAITFKAVVKNAGTAASPSGVHKVSFRVGGQEVATSTLPTSTSLAAGASATLTANSTWSTAFGTYPVTAAVDPDNTIAEFSDANNSFTKNLTVSQSPGPDLVVQSISWSPSTPSAGTAVSFTVNVANQGLNATTGNSVALRLVIDGSTTLTGATPSFLAAGASAAVTFSGTWTAVNGSHTFVATADPANAINEAVESNNTQSSNLYVGRGANVPWLQYEAESGRTNGTVQGPGRQLGTIAGEASGRKAVVLDATGEYVEWTTSAPANSIVVRNSMPDAAGGGGIQATLSLYVNGSKLGTLNLSSKEAWVYGDDATQYNNPSAGPPRRIYDESSKLLNTTIPAGATVRLQKDSGDTSPYYAIDFVDLELVAAPLPKPAGYVDVTQAGNGWEPAIPNDGKPDDNAISQAIWAVEAGRFSGVYLPPGVYDQTNKIQVKGVTIQGAGLWHTRLYNASLAEDAGWGQTGFIITGDNAKFRDFAIFGATDGLRTQGGKAWVNSAFKNTVIENMWIEHVHCGYWVGGPSESTNLRISNVRIRNTGADGVNLCNGNKDSIIENSHARNTGDDAFAIWSARDLYPQPNINNVIRNCTVQLVWRAAAYAVYGGRGNRIENSIAYDVMTYPGLTVSSEFNPFPLESVTIDGLTLVRTGGTYWNGQQFGSIWLRADQTPTNGITIKNVDIVDPTYQGISIQSNGGSFTNVAFENVTINNPTTYGVQVLPTAQGGASFTNVTVNNAPSGKFANQAGGAFTVTKGAGNNW